The sequence ATTCCGTTGTTTACATCCCAAAAAAGCATCGATTCTAAACGTCTCGAAGCGTCTTTAGTACCATCAAGAACCATGCCGAAACCACCATTGATTACTTCACCCCATCCAACACCTCCTCCATTGTGTATAGAAACCCAAGTAGCTCCTCTAAAGCTATCTCCAATTACATTTTGGATTGCCATATCTGCTGTAAAACGTGATCCGTCATATATATTAGAAGTTTCTCTGTATGGAGAGTCTGTTCCAGAAACATCATGATGATCTCTTCCTAAAACAACAAAGCCAATTTCTCCTTTTGCAATGGCCTCATTGAACGCTTTTGCAATTTTAATTCTTCCTTCTGCGTCTGCATATAAAATACGAGCCTGTGAACCTACGACTAGTTTGTTTTCTTGTGCTCCTTTTATCCATTGAATATTATCAGCCATTTGCTGTTGAATTTCAACAGGAGAGCTTGTCATCATTTCCTCTAATACGTCACAAGCAATTTTATCTGTTTTTGCTAAATCTTCGGGATTTCCTGAAGCACAAACCCAACGGAAAGGACCAAAGCCATAATCAAAACACATTGGACCCATAATATCTTGCACGTAACTAGGATATTTGAAGTCAATACCATTTGAAGCCATAATATCAGCACCTGCACGAGAAGCTTCTAGTAGAAAAGCATTTCCATAGTCGAAGAAATAGGTTCCCTTTGCTGTATGCTTGTTTATAGCAGCTGCGTGAAGGCGTAATGTTTTTTGTACTTCTATTTTAAATTGATCTGGATTGTTTGCCATCATTTCATTCGATTCTTCGAAAGAAAATCCAGTAGGATAATAGCCACCAGCCCATGGATTATGTAATGAAGTTTGATCGGAACCTAAATCGATATGTAATTCTTCTTGGTCGAATCTTTCCCAAACATCTACAATGTTTCCTAAATAGGCAATTGATACAATTTCTTTGTTTTCTAATGCTTTACGAACACGGGCTACTAAAAGAGTGATGTCTTCAACGACTTCATTTATCCAGCCTTGTTCGTGTCTTATTTTTGTTATTTTCGGATTTACTTCGGCACATACTGTTACACAACCTGCAATATTACCTGCCTTGGGTTGTGCACCCGACATTCCGCCTAAGCCTGATGTTACAAATAATCCTCCAGTTGGCGATTTTTTGATTTTTCGAAATCCATTAAGAACGGTTATTGTTGTTCCATGAACGATACCTTGTGGGCCAATATACATATAACTTCCTGCTGTCATTTGCCCATATTGTGAAACACCTAAAGCGTTCATTTTTTCCCAATCATCAGGTTGAGAGTAATTTGGTATAACCATTCCATTTGTAACAACAACTCTTGGAGCTTCTTTATGAGAGGGATATAATCCCATTGGATGACCTGAATACATGGTTAAGGTCTGTTCTTCTGTCATTTCTGCTAAATACTGCATTGTTAACAGGTATTGTGCCCAGTTTTGGAAAACAGCTCCATTTCCACCATAGGTAATTAGTTCATGTGGATGTTGGGCAACGGCATAGTCTAAGTTATTTTGAATCATGAGCATTATCGCTTTTGCTTGCTCACATTTTCCAGGGTATTCATTAATTGGTCTAGCCTTCATTTCATAATCTGGACGAAAACGGTACATATAAATGCGACCAAACGTATCAAGCTCTTCTTTAAATTCAGGTAATAAAGTAGTATGATGCTTAGCGTCAAAATAGCGTAGTGCATTTTTTAAGGCTAATTTTTTCTCTTCATCTGAAAGTATTTCTTTTCGTTTAGGAGCATGATTAATAGCTGCTTCAAACGGTTTTATATTTGGTAAATTGGAAGGAATTCCTTCTAGAATTTGTTCTTTAAAGGTCATTGTAATGATGTTTTTAGATATTCTTAATTTTGTAAAATAAACGTACATGTGATAATGCATCACAAATTATTGTTTAAACGAAGCTAGGTTTCCCTTCAAGTGCTAGGGATAGCGAATATCTGACCTATGATAGGACTTATATATCTTTATTTTGTAGTGAAATAATAGAATGTCCATTTCTTATTTTTTTACTGTTCCTGTTTTTTTATCATAACCATACGGGCAATGACGGCAACCACTTTTACAACAATAGCCTTTTTTTAAATGATAAGTAGCGGTAAAACATTTATATCCCTCTGGTGTATAATAAAAATCTTCTCCTTCTATTAATTTATTTGGGTCTAATTTATTGTTCATGTAGTAACTAATATCTAATTTTATTTTCTTAGATTCCTCAAAAATAAATATTTTTATCTAAGTTTACTTGCTTTATTTCGATAAAAAGAAGGAATGAGCTTATTTAATTTATAAAACATGATACTTTTTGTTTCTAAATATTTAATTCCAAAGCAGTTTAGAGGAGTAACAATTTATCCTTTTATTATTTTATCTAAAGAAGAGGATAAGAGAAATAAAACATTAATTTACCATGAAAAAATACATATAAAACAACAAGCAGAAATGTTAGTTGTTTTGTTTTTTATTTGGTATGTAATTGAGTTTTTATTTCGTTTTCTTTATTGTAAGAATTGGATGCTTGCTTACAGGAATATATCTTTTGAAAGAGAGGCTTATGAAAACGAAAAAGACCTTAACTATCTAAAGAAAAGGTCTTTTTGGTCTTTTTTAAAGTATATTTAATAAATTACTTTTTTATACAATATTGCTCCACTTATTGATTTTATTTGGAGTAGTAATGTAGTTTCGTTTTTTAGTAAATTTGAAATTACTATTTCGTTTGAATTGATGTTTTTAACGTGTGCTAGTTTTCTGCCCAAGACGTCAAAAACCTGAACAGACTCTAAAGGCTCACTTAATGATTTTATAATTATATTTTCATTAGGAATTACAAGGATCTCATTCTCGTTAAAACTATTATCATGTGTGTCTAAAGTAGTATTTGTGTATCTCAATATGAAACGATTGTCAATGCTTCCGGCTACTGAGTTGAAATCATATGGGGTTACTCTTAAATCATGTATTATACCTGTCTGTAGATCTTCTAAATAAATGCTTTTTGAAGTATCATTAAAAAGGCCGTCTAAAGCACCAATTGCGATTTTATAGTTTCCATTTTGAGGAAGATACATTCCAATAGGAACTAGGTCGTCACTATTGTAAGGTAGTTGTCTTCCTTGAATGTTTAGTTTTTCGTTTTCAGTAATTGAATAAATATCGAAAATGTTTTTATCATATGCAGTAGCATCATATAATCGGTCTAAATTATTAGTCGCATTAGTAATATAACCAACTAATGTTCTTGTAGAGTTGTTGTTGGTATCAATTAGATCCAACCAAATTCTATTTTTATCAATTTGTGTAGTTGTTGCTGTTTTGTAGAATTGACTATTATCATAAGAACTAC is a genomic window of Flavobacterium jumunjinense containing:
- a CDS encoding urocanate hydratase; this encodes MTFKEQILEGIPSNLPNIKPFEAAINHAPKRKEILSDEEKKLALKNALRYFDAKHHTTLLPEFKEELDTFGRIYMYRFRPDYEMKARPINEYPGKCEQAKAIMLMIQNNLDYAVAQHPHELITYGGNGAVFQNWAQYLLTMQYLAEMTEEQTLTMYSGHPMGLYPSHKEAPRVVVTNGMVIPNYSQPDDWEKMNALGVSQYGQMTAGSYMYIGPQGIVHGTTITVLNGFRKIKKSPTGGLFVTSGLGGMSGAQPKAGNIAGCVTVCAEVNPKITKIRHEQGWINEVVEDITLLVARVRKALENKEIVSIAYLGNIVDVWERFDQEELHIDLGSDQTSLHNPWAGGYYPTGFSFEESNEMMANNPDQFKIEVQKTLRLHAAAINKHTAKGTYFFDYGNAFLLEASRAGADIMASNGIDFKYPSYVQDIMGPMCFDYGFGPFRWVCASGNPEDLAKTDKIACDVLEEMMTSSPVEIQQQMADNIQWIKGAQENKLVVGSQARILYADAEGRIKIAKAFNEAIAKGEIGFVVLGRDHHDVSGTDSPYRETSNIYDGSRFTADMAIQNVIGDSFRGATWVSIHNGGGVGWGEVINGGFGMVLDGTKDASRRLESMLFWDVNNGISRRSWARNEGAIFAIKRAMETQPLLKVTIPNIVDESLL
- a CDS encoding DUF5522 domain-containing protein, which encodes MNNKLDPNKLIEGEDFYYTPEGYKCFTATYHLKKGYCCKSGCRHCPYGYDKKTGTVKK